The window CAGGCCGGGCTGAAAAAGGATCAGTCCCACTTGCGACACGGCTATGTAAGCGGGAACCTGCTCAAAAGGAACCCGATCAATCATGATAAGGGCGTGTTCAAGGCCTTCTGAAATAATGGCGTTTTGAAAAGCCTCTTTATCTCCATAGACATAATCTCCCAACACGATACAGCGCGCATCGGGAAGCTGTTCCCGCACGATTTTCATGGCCGCCAATAACTGGTAAGAGCCGCGAATATCGCCGAAGATTCCTTGATGGATCAGGGTTGGCGTTCCTGCGAATTCGGCGCTCAGTTCTTCCGGAATATCTCTGCATAAAGGCTGCAAATGATTCGTGTTGATGACGGTTACACGGGGTGTTTTCAACCCTTGCCAAAAGACATCAAAACTATCCCGCGTCAAGATAATGAGGTCGGTAAAGCGCGCACAGAAACGCATGAAAGCGATGCAAAGCTGTTCAATGGCTTTTCGAAAAAAGGAAGGAAAGAATTTGGAAAATTCGCTGGGGATATGTTCATGCATGTCCAGCACGACCTTCGTTCTGCTCAGCATTTTGATGCATAAGGCAGCCATCCACGACTCGGGTTCGGGAGCAATATAGATCTGGGCACGCTGCTTCCGCCCCAGTCTTATTAATCGAAAGATGGTGATAAAGCGGTCCAAAAAACGATTCACCGGCGGCACGGTTATAAATTGCACCCAATCCGTCTGCCCTAGAGAAGCATTTGAAAGGGGAGCGATAGAAATGATTTCATGACCGGCTTCGGCAAGACTTCGGGCAAGTTTATAGTACATCCGTTTGTCGCGGCCGTCGTGCAGTACATTGAGCAAACAAATTTTCATGATGGGCTAAGCTTTGATTGATAAAGAGAGGATTTCCGCTAGTATATCACAGCTGCAGAATTGCGGCTTCCCTGGGAAGCGCCACGACGCCACGCCCTGTTTGTGCGGACTCACCCTCTTTCCCATAGCCTTACAATACTTTTAGGAAGATAAAAGCAATCACCAAAACGATATACGAGATGATCCCCAAAGCCTCATAGCCCGTTTTTGATTTTTGTTTAAGTCGTCCAAAAATACTCCATTTCGCCACTTTGATGAAGCCGAGCATCTCTAATGTCCAAGCTATACAAATGAGGAGACTGATACCAAAAAAGAGTTGTGCATATTTGTATATAACGATGGCCCCGACTATAGCACCAATACTGTAACCGACAATTCTTACCTGATCTGACGATAACTCGTTGAGAAATGATGAATATTTTTCCTTCAAACTATAATCCTCTTGTGTGGAATAATAACCATTCGTTCGTAGCGGCATCGTCATTTCATCTTCTTCTAAAGGAAATTCCGGATATACGACCTCTTGAATTAACATGGCGCCTACGGAGTTAACTAATTCGTTTTTGACCTTAGTCATGCACCGTTGAACATGATTCAT is drawn from Candidatus Hydrogenedentota bacterium and contains these coding sequences:
- a CDS encoding glycosyltransferase family 4 protein, with amino-acid sequence MKICLLNVLHDGRDKRMYYKLARSLAEAGHEIISIAPLSNASLGQTDWVQFITVPPVNRFLDRFITIFRLIRLGRKQRAQIYIAPEPESWMAALCIKMLSRTKVVLDMHEHIPSEFSKFFPSFFRKAIEQLCIAFMRFCARFTDLIILTRDSFDVFWQGLKTPRVTVINTNHLQPLCRDIPEELSAEFAGTPTLIHQGIFGDIRGSYQLLAAMKIVREQLPDARCIVLGDYVYGDKEAFQNAIISEGLEHALIMIDRVPFEQVPAYIAVSQVGLILFQPGLPNHKLAMPHKLFDYMREAKAVIVPDFSVEIAHIVAESDCGLLVDSTSPERIADAMLYLLQNPDKAEELGHNGRVAVENKYNWQEDERRLLQAIGRLG